gataatgttactggcgcatcaatccactcgggatgcgccaatgcgttttactgcaaattATGAGCGTGTTGGACtattcaatgacttgcgagggccagacgataatcaaatcagtgtttttatcttcccagacgagtctggtgccaatttatcgagggatgaaaggtttggtttgcactacgGCGGTTTCAAATCATCGAGTGAGGGCTACtatggacctctaaccgactgcgcgcCACACTCGCCCCATAttacaacgaagaaaaatgaaaaacgccTCGTCGATGGCTGCAGAAACAACCCACATGCCTCAAGCAACCCCTAGTAATCATGTCTATTGCCTATGTGACATTAAATGCATAATGGCACGCAATTTCCGTAACTGTTCAAAGAAACAGCGTTAAAAAGGGGCCTATCGATGTCGATGAAGTAATCGCCTCATGAACACGTATGAAAGCATGAACAATGCTGGTGCTAGTGAGCTACAAACACACAACCAAATGTGGAAGTTTAGAAACCATTTCGAGTCAACAGTTCTTAAACTTTGGTCGCTATGGAGCCCTGAGAGTTCTTCCAAACTTTTAAAGAGCAGTAAAACCTCTCCTGTATAAGCTCTTCTCCTTATATCTTGCTTCTTGCATATGTTTTGGGTTGCTGTTAGAGGGAggatattatatttattggttttttcggTTCCATGCAGTCCTTCACTGTGAAGGATCAACACTCCTCACAGTGATTGCCGGCGTAAATTAAAATGGAACGTCCGCTCTTTAGAGAATGAGCATGGACCCCTCAAGCAAACCTCAATATTTGTGCACTTTGCTTAGTCTGAATCAATGTCAACGTTACAGCTTCTATGTAAATTCCTTCGATGGAATACCGAGTTTATCATGTAGATATCTCGGAGAACATTGTTTAAGCGCGTCCGATACGACGCATTCTCAAGTACAGACCATATGCCTGCCGGTGTTTCCATAGAATTAACGTCAAAACTTGTCAAATTCTTAAAAACCAATTAAAGCCTTGAGAAATAAAACTATGCACCCACTCATGTTAAAATGCATCGCATTGAACATGATTTACTTTTCGTGAATTTCAATGTTCAATTTCCCAGTTACGAATGCAGTATTGAATCAAACAATCGAAAGCCAATGCCACATAGAAGTcaacatttttcgaatttttcagccacacagaaggaaaaaacacaATGGAGCAGAAGCCGATTATTCAAGATGTAGACCACATTCAATGCATTTAGCCTAAGGATACAAAAGATAAAAGCAAATATTTATCCATAAAAGATCACAATCAGAAAACGATCAATTTCATCACTTGAAACTCATATTCGATCTCTATAAAACAGGTGTGCCATCGTCATTTGCATTCAGTCATGGTCGTCGTCTTCTATATTGCAGCTGGGGTAGAGTTGTCGATTTCTTCATAGTGTCTCATTTCAACGATACGAATCAGATATTTTAGGTACTCCTTCTTCCCTCTACTCTTCCTCAAAATGTCGGTTAGTACAGTGCTGTCTTTTGTATGAAAGGATCGCACTAATTCTACACCAGAAACGTTCATTTCAGAAGATACCACCCCGAAAACGCTATGTAAAGGCGGCACATATAATGAGGAATACATTCGTGACTACGTTGTCCAACCCATCAACAATCATCGGTATGCGCTGTTGAGAGGATCTGAACCAAATGGACCGTGGAATGGAACAGCATATGGAAAGAAGTTCCCACTACCAATGACTATGAATAGATTGGTAAGTTGGAACCagatgaaatatttcatgTCTCGGAAACTGGAGGCAGTTCCGGTGGAATATGACGATTGGAGGAAGCACACCAccaatctgaagtggtgcggatttcaggtggagtatcgcatacgggatcgtaggttatgtagacgggggtagtttcgcttatctctccctgcatcactgcaaacagccgcttccagaatgctgttttgtatgacgccatctattgcaacgctccttgcgccgcctccaccctgcgattcgtcgaaaatcaattcggactgccccgataggcagttaGGGACACTACGCGTGCAatggtggcgcgctgcaatagaaggcatcttACAAACAGCATCCAGGGGCCGGCttcttgcagtgattcagggagagatgagcggaatcacctcggtctccataatctacgaccccgtatacggatactccacctgatataccaccccagattcgtggtatgctgcctttaatgcaactttttttgcattgacTGTTCTGTGCAGAATCTGcgaaaatggcgtgggaaccaaCCCAACGTGTTTTGTTTCTATCCGCACTGCAAAAACTCTTCCCGAAACCAACGGGTTATACCCATGTCAAGATGACCTGATAGTGTTGCGTTGAGCCGCCGATTCTACTCCATCGCTTCGGcagcttatgcaactgcaatAGTCTTCATGCCGTCTCGAATATGCAACAAATGTTTCACTATGCTGCTTATTGCACAATCAAGAGAACCAAAATCATACCAGGGGTTATTTTTGAGCTGGTCCAGTTGCCATTTGAATTTGCCGTTTGAACGGTTATGTAAAAGACTCTGGATTATGTGTAAAATTGAATAGCTGCCTCAGTATAAGAGCAAGTACAAGGGAAAAGAAGATCAAGTTAAAGATGTGGAATAAAATTACGTTGAATTCAGGAATACGACTGCAGCCTTGAAGAGAAGGCTTTTGCTCTGTTGGCTGGCTGCTGTTCAAAGGACACTCCTGCCAGTCCGACTGGAACGACAGCCTTAACCTACCGGTACATTTATACTGACCTTAGTGATCGACCATAAAGTGTATAAGCACTCCATGTGCTCTTATTTAGcttccttctcttccttttttacaatttttggaATAACCACTAATCAAAGTAGAGAAACTAGTagtagatttatttttaaaagttcatCTGCGTAGATAAAGACCAATTTTCACACGGTGCAAAAATGGTTCCGGATGGATGATGGAATGCGAGCTGAATAtctttagaaatatttatagTGAAGTGAATTTGCGCGAAGTTTCTTGGCTGAATAGAAAATGTTTCAGCATTGATCTGGACTACGACGATCCTGAGCTGTTCTTAGCTGTTTGGGGTTGGACTAATCAGATCAATAAGTTTGCGGTCAGTGATAATGCGATTGCCGACAAACGCGTTGTGTTCAAGAACAACGATCGAGATTTGTATGACTATTTGCACGTATGTTTAGCCTAATTTCTCCAACCTGCACACATTAGTAAGGGAGataataagaaattttcttccagttaATGAGAGCCGTCAGCTCTAAAATTGGATGCGCGGATATAAGTTGCAGTAGAGGAGATGTGAGGATATATAGGGCAATCTGCCTTCTCAATAAGAAGTGAGTTTTTACTCGAATCAGCTCAACGGCTCCGAATCTGAACTTTCAGTAAGACTTCGGTTTCATTTGGAAAAGACGAGGATAAAGTCAGAATCGCAATATaatttgcttgtttatttaGTTGGGTGTTTAAAAAGAAGCTTATCTGTCCTACTTGTCTacttatttaaaaacaaatagaacagTTACTCCAACTAAAAATGTAGCGCACTTTGCTCTGCTAGTGCAGGGCGCTCGGAGACATTATTCTCGTAGCCATGATCAGAAAAGGGAGGgcagaagaaaagatatctactaactaaaacaaaaacatattgTAGTAACGAACTGcaacattttgaaatattggtaGAGGCAGATGACTTAAAAGAAGACGAGGGACAAATTTAAATGGTCTGCAGAGATCGTCGAATAATATCTAATAATATCTATCCATCAAAAATACAGTTCCTTAATGCAAAATATAGTGAACAAGCAATAACTGTGCGCGCTATAAACGCTTTTCGCaccaaaaataccaaaaatgcGTTCCggtcttcaaaattcttggaaatagCAATTCTTCCCTAAAAAGCACATTTACGAAACCTCATTTCACGACGAGCCCTGTAGCCGGAGTTTCTGTGAATAGTACCACTTGGTCTCACTCGGCCTTGAATGcttatcttttttgttgttgaacgCAAGATATTGGCGACGATGATCCTCAAAATCTCACACAAATAATACCTTCGATCGAAGAAATACTAATATTAGATTTGAACAAGTAGGTATGAAGAAACATGAGTGCGGCGTTGTTAGATTATCCAGTCTACTCTGTTCTCTTTCAGTCCTCTCGCGGATGGTGGTGTCGTCTACAATGTTGGATTAGGCGGTTGCGCTAAGGGCGGGACGTGCCAAGAAGGGGTCTGCGATCAGTTTGGATTTTGTGATTTGAGCAAAAAGGCTCGGTAAAGTCAGAAAACACAATTTCTCGTTAACTAATATCCATCGGAACCTTCTTGGATAATCGGCCAAATAAAAGGTTTCTTCCAATTTCTCTTTTATGCATTACCTATTATTGTTTTCTAGTCTTCCTATAATTCCACAGCAGAATTTCAGTACAGAATGTTAAGCCAGCAGCTACGTTCTGCTTCATAAACAACTCATCTAGAGAGAGACGGTTAATGAGTCCTTAACGAACTCATCGTGAAAATATTACAACCACGTCTGCGAACAGGCAGTAATAaccgaatttttttgttgttaagaATCCAGTGAAGAGACAAGGAGAGATCCTAAGAGATTTCCTCAAACTTCCCATGTTCATGAGTATGCCTGAATTTGCTCACATACGTTGCCTTCAGGCACTTTTGAGAATTTCGCCGATCTGTTCGTGCGACAACGTTTTCTCACTCCTCTGTCGTGATTCTGCTCGTTGTGTTGATTTTGAGATAAACAACATAATGAGACATGGATCGCATGGTCGCGCCAAGAGACCTGAGGATTAGTGTAGTTCCTAGGCGGCTGAAGCGGGGGGTAGAGTCACCGGCTACCATCGGGTTGGTAGACAGCTATTAAATTTGGTCCACAGCTATTAAATTTGGCCTGCAAATATCACTGGAGCAAGCGAGGACGTTGGGCGATTTACGACGATCGCAACCGCGTTGTTGCAAAAGTAGCCGCCTGAACAACCGCGCTGGCTCTCtctgaattaaaggcatcactccacgaatctgaggtggcacggattttaggtggagtattcgtctacggggtcataaattgtggagagaagggtgattccgtccatttcttcccaattgccgtgaaaaatggcacggaagatgcggcgcatgcacaaggctggcgcgctccaatcgaactcgttgtagaaaatagcgcgcaggaacgctcgaagctgtatcttccgagccgtttttgacggaaatttggaagaaatgaacggagtcaccattctttccacaatctacgatcccgtagacgaatactccacctgaaatccataccacctcagattcgtggggtgatgccttttattATACCCCTTTGTTTTTGCGGTAAGTTCTAGCAGTGCGGACTGAATGAGTTTTGGTTATGTCGTACTCCAATCGCGTACGTTCATCGTGGCTCagtcagaagaagaagaattacaGGAGACGTGTTGTGGTCGACCACAGCAGCGTCTGTTTTTGACACATCCGATATTTTATCCAGTTTCAACTTACCATTTCTTTCATAGTCGTTCCCTCTGGGAGCTGCTTTTTGTATCATCTCCCGTTCTGTAGTCTACTTATTTCCCATCCTGATAGTAAATTACTGCGACGTTAGTTGATGATTGTGAGAACCTTCTCATCACAATTTCCACCTTTGCACGTCGATTTCGTGAGTactaaaattaatatttttagtATGTCATAAATTTAGCGGACTATCTCCCAGGCGAAGGAGACTGCTACACCAGCCGTCATTTTGAGGGAGGATGGGGGAAAGCAGCACATAAAAAAAGTCTGATTTGTATCGTTACAATAGCCCTATGATGAAGCAGACCACTCTATCCCGAATGCACTAGAGCAGAGGACGAGCATGAATGAATGCAAATATCGATAAAGCACTTGTTATATCGAGAGCGAACATTCCTTTAAGAACTGAACTTGATCGTTTCCACATTTTGTCTACTATGAATTGACATAAGTCCTTAACTTTGGCGTCATTGATTTTAATGCGTTGAATCTGGTCCATCTGGTCTATTTGTCAAACAGTCGGGGTGTGCTCCGTTATATTTCGTTCCGACGTTGgtgaaaaatttggagaacGTTGACTTTTACTTGGCATTAGCTTTCGATGTTTCATGGAATAAATGCTTTCCTGATGGCAAAAACGAGATTTCAACAACACACAGGTACGCTAAAGTAAATGGTGAATGTCCAGACAGTAAATTCACCCCTCCTAATCTCTCCTGACTTCAAGCTTTTGGAGAACAAGAAACCTAATGATCCTTTGTTACGTGCAGGGTGAAACGTGTAATCGGGAAGAAACTCTTCTAAAAATGATCCCTCTAATACATAtaggaatgaaaaattagttgtTGTAAACAGAATTAATGAAACAAATTGGACGCCTATTAAGTAAATTGAAATGATGCAAAGTAAACTTTAATAAATAGCACTATAATGGATATTGATATAAAGTGCTccatctgaaataaaaatatataacatattaTAGACGCCACTGGTAGCTCACTGCAAGGATTAAAAGTGTGTCAGTACGTATGTGCGTATATAAGTTTAAAAATATAGGAAGCTCCCAACATGTATTCGACGACACAATTCTTATATTGACAATGACAACACGTGGTCAAGGTTTCAATCCGCACTAGACTCATTATTTCTCTAGAATAAAATCAGCTAAGAACgatgaagaaaacattttgaaaaaattttcacactattttctactatttgGACAAagttttactcatcgacaatgaaCACGAACGATTAAAAGTttgatccccgccggaatttttcaatttttgaaaattggaaaaacacgatcataacgaaaaaaactaatacgAAAGTAAATTGCATTGTAAAAGGATTTTCGCcgctattttccacatctTAGACAAAACTTAACTCATTGACTGTGATTGCAGAGGCTGAGCAGTTCGATCCCGTCGGACGTCTTCAATTTTGGAAAACGGAAGAGACTACTGAAAGATCATCTTAccggaaatttttcttaaatgacATTTACTGACACTATTTGCTGGATTTAGATGAGATTATCCTGCGTTCTGATTGGAAATGACTACTGGATTGACGGGATTTTGTTAGGTTGAAATAAAGATGAATAACGGACtgcagaaaagaggaaaaaaaacaagcaagaaAGCGTTTTGTAGGGAGAATGTTCGCGCtgtaaaataattgaattacCTTCTTTAGATATCTGCCTTTTTCTGAAGCTATTTGAGAAATTGAGTTTCTAGGggatttttcaattcttcctcacctaacttttgaaaaaacgaacacgaactggaaaaaagcgaaaacgaATTCTGatgacaaaaattttcttctacaaaatagTGAAGACCGAATAGATATCTGCAAACTGAGAGCTGAGTTATTGGAGTTTGTTCaaagtcacacagattttaAGCGCAGCCGAAAAATGCATTCTCTGCAATGCAGGAAATATTGAATTGCATGAAActcactttatccactttatgcATCGTTATTCAGAAATTCGTGAAGACTTTCacattagttttattttccatttctttccggCTATAGATGCCTTTTTCGCTTTGTTTATGATAGTAACAGcatcgaaatttttgttttgatgatAGGAAAACTGTTCATTCCTAGATAATAGATGTGTTTTTTGAACTCTCTACTCGGTATGTGCAAAACTCTCATTTTTGTCAGGGATTGATCCTTAACCGTTTTAATTAAAATATCGGTTTACttctgtaaaaaacggcccggaagatacaccttcgagcgttcctgcgcgcaattttctacaacgagttcgattggggcgcgccagccttgtgcatgcgccgcatcttccgtgccatttttcacggcaattgggaagaaatggacggaatcacccttctctccacaatttatgaccccgtagacgaatactccacctaaaatccgtgccacctcagattcgtggagtgatgcctttaattcagaGAGAGCCAGCGCGGTTGTTCAGGCGGCTACTTTTGCAACAACGCGGTTGCGATCGTCGTAAATCGCCCAACGTCCTCGCTTGCTCCAGTGATATTTGCAGGCCAAATTTAATAGCTGTGGACCAAATTTAATAGCTGTCTACCAACCCGATGGTAGCCGGTGACTCTACCCCCCGCTTCAGCCGCCTAGGAACTACACTAATCCTCAGGTCTCTTGGCGCGACCATGCGATCCATGTCTCATTATGTTGTTTATCTCAAAATCAACACAACGAGCAGAATCACGACAGAGGAGTGAGAAAACGTTGTCGTACGAACAGATCGGCGAAATTCTCAAAAGTGCCTGAAGGCAACGTATGTGAGCAAATTCAGGCATACTCATGAACATGGGAAG
The Necator americanus strain Aroian chromosome I, whole genome shotgun sequence genome window above contains:
- a CDS encoding hypothetical protein (NECATOR_CHRI.G1212.T1), with amino-acid sequence MVVVFYIAAGVLLLPSTLPQNVEDTTPKTLCKGGTYNEEYIRDYVVQPINNHRYALLRGSEPNGPWNGTAYGKKFPLPMTMNRLEYDCSLEEKAFALLAGCCSKDTPASPTGTTALTYRIDLDYDDPELFLAVWGWTNQINKFAVSDNAIADKRVVFKNNDRDLYDYLHLMRAVSSKIGCADISCSRGDVRIYRAICLLNKNPLADGGVVYNVGLGGCAKGGTCQEGVCDQFGFCDLSKKAR